A part of Sulfurifustis variabilis genomic DNA contains:
- the rimI gene encoding ribosomal protein S18-alanine N-acetyltransferase, which yields MSAAVVSVERPRLRPMRLEDLTDVMEVERAAYEFPWTRAIFRDCLRVGYSCFVFETSSGLVGHGIMSMGAGECHLLNICVHPEFQRRGLGRELVNFLLALARHKKARVALLEVRVSNTAAYKLYTQLGFDEIGIRKGYYPARYGREDAIILARDLTVPFEPDGKKRASR from the coding sequence GTGAGCGCCGCCGTCGTCTCCGTCGAGCGGCCGAGACTGCGGCCCATGCGTCTCGAGGACCTGACCGACGTCATGGAGGTCGAGCGCGCGGCCTATGAGTTTCCCTGGACGCGCGCGATCTTCCGCGACTGCCTGCGGGTGGGTTACTCCTGCTTCGTCTTCGAGACGTCGAGCGGGCTCGTCGGCCACGGCATCATGTCGATGGGCGCAGGCGAGTGTCATCTGCTCAACATCTGCGTGCACCCGGAGTTTCAGCGCCGAGGGCTGGGCCGCGAGCTCGTGAACTTTCTGCTTGCGCTCGCGCGCCACAAGAAGGCGCGCGTGGCGCTGCTCGAGGTCCGCGTGTCGAACACCGCTGCCTACAAGCTCTACACGCAGCTCGGCTTCGACGAGATCGGCATACGCAAGGGTTACTACCCGGCCCGCTACGGTCGCGAGGACGCGATTATCCTGGCCCGCGATCTCACCGTCCCGTTCGAGCCCGACGGCAAGAAACGCGCGTCCCGCTGA
- a CDS encoding glycosyltransferase → MRILQISDVYFPRVDAVSTSIRSFLREFEAKGHGVTLIVPDYGARADVPAEDVIRVASRSVPFDPVGRMMKPARVLELTERLRGAEYDVVHVQTPFVAHYVGRALARRLGVPLVETYPTFLEERLHHYVPFLPEDWVRFLARDFSRAQCNGVDCVVVPSTAMAGVLKRYGVDTPLRVIPTGIEPHLYDGGDGGRIRAQSGFTPDQPVLAYVGRLAHEKNLDFLLHVLRTAREKLPDLGLLLAGEGPAERHLRELAQTLGLAACVSFVGRPDDLQDRRDCYRAGDCFVFASRTETQGFPLLEAMACGIPVVALSAMGTADILKGRRGSLAPRDDVSDFAAEVVALLKDPERRRRLGAEGRAFVQEWSASAMAERMLELYADACSASLAFTRAAAR, encoded by the coding sequence GTGCGCATACTGCAGATATCGGACGTTTACTTTCCGCGCGTGGACGCGGTCTCGACATCGATACGCAGCTTTCTGCGCGAGTTCGAGGCCAAGGGTCACGGCGTCACGCTGATCGTGCCCGACTACGGCGCGCGTGCCGACGTGCCGGCCGAGGACGTCATTCGGGTGGCGTCCCGCAGCGTGCCGTTCGACCCGGTGGGCCGGATGATGAAACCCGCGCGCGTCCTGGAGCTCACGGAGCGGCTGCGCGGCGCGGAGTACGATGTCGTGCACGTGCAGACGCCGTTTGTCGCGCACTATGTCGGGCGCGCGCTCGCGCGTCGTCTCGGCGTGCCCCTGGTCGAGACCTATCCGACGTTTCTCGAGGAACGCCTCCATCACTACGTCCCGTTCCTGCCGGAGGACTGGGTTCGCTTCCTGGCGCGCGATTTTTCGCGCGCGCAGTGCAACGGGGTGGACTGCGTGGTCGTGCCTTCGACCGCGATGGCCGGGGTGTTGAAGAGGTACGGCGTGGACACGCCCCTCCGCGTCATTCCCACGGGAATCGAGCCTCACCTCTACGACGGCGGCGACGGCGGGCGCATTCGCGCGCAGAGCGGGTTCACGCCCGATCAGCCGGTCCTCGCGTACGTCGGGCGCCTGGCGCACGAAAAGAACCTCGACTTCCTCCTGCATGTCCTGCGAACGGCGCGGGAGAAGCTTCCCGATCTCGGTCTCCTCCTCGCCGGGGAGGGGCCGGCCGAACGGCACCTGCGCGAACTGGCCCAGACGCTCGGGCTGGCAGCCTGCGTGAGTTTCGTCGGCCGCCCGGATGATCTGCAGGACCGCCGCGACTGCTATCGGGCGGGCGATTGCTTCGTGTTCGCCTCGCGCACGGAGACGCAGGGGTTCCCGCTGCTGGAGGCGATGGCCTGCGGCATCCCCGTCGTCGCGCTTTCGGCGATGGGTACCGCCGATATTCTGAAGGGCCGACGCGGTTCGCTGGCCCCGCGCGACGACGTCTCCGATTTCGCCGCCGAGGTGGTGGCGCTCCTGAAGGATCCCGAGCGACGCCGGCGGCTGGGCGCGGAGGGCCGCGCCTTCGTGCAGGAGTGGTCGGCCTCGGCGATGGCGGAGCGGATGCTGGAGCTCTATGCGGACGCGTGTTCCGCGAGCCTGGCTTTCACCCGCGCCGCGGCGCGCTGA
- the nuoI gene encoding NADH-quinone oxidoreductase subunit NuoI: MKLARSLRHYARAFFFTELLRGLLVTGRHLLARKVTIQYPDEKTPMSPRFRGLHALRRYPNGEERCIACKLCEAVCPAVCITIDSYDRPDGTRRTSRYDIDLFKCIYCGFCEEACPVDAIVLTRVYEFHYENRGDNVIRKGELLALGDRLEPQIASDRAADARYR; this comes from the coding sequence ATGAAGCTTGCACGATCGCTGCGGCATTACGCCCGCGCCTTCTTTTTCACGGAGCTGCTCCGGGGCCTGCTCGTCACGGGTCGGCACCTGCTCGCGCGCAAGGTGACCATCCAGTATCCCGACGAGAAGACGCCGATGTCGCCGCGCTTCCGCGGCCTGCATGCGCTGCGCCGCTATCCCAACGGCGAGGAGCGCTGCATCGCCTGCAAGCTGTGCGAGGCGGTCTGCCCCGCGGTGTGCATCACGATCGACTCGTACGACCGCCCCGACGGCACGCGCCGCACGAGCCGCTACGACATCGATCTCTTCAAGTGCATCTACTGCGGGTTCTGCGAGGAGGCGTGCCCCGTGGACGCGATCGTGCTGACCCGCGTCTACGAGTTTCATTACGAGAACCGGGGGGACAACGTCATCCGCAAGGGCGAGCTGCTCGCCCTCGGGGACCGGCTGGAGCCGCAGATCGCGTCGGACCGGGCGGCCGACGCGCGCTACCGCTGA
- the lexA gene encoding transcriptional repressor LexA yields MHDDLTPRQAQILALIRKLLEETGRPPTRAEIAEHFGFRSANAAEEHLRALARKGAIELSGVARGIRLTEEGLPLVGRVAAGQPILAEQNVESHLRLDRKLFRPRADYLLRVKGMSMRDAGILDGDLLAVHKTPTAQPGQIVVARLDDEVTVKKFARRGTRVRLLPANPDFEPIEVDLRSDPFAIEGVGVGVLRNQLR; encoded by the coding sequence ATGCACGACGACCTCACCCCGCGCCAGGCCCAGATCCTGGCCCTCATCCGCAAGCTCCTCGAGGAGACCGGCCGCCCGCCGACGCGGGCGGAGATCGCCGAGCATTTCGGCTTCCGCTCGGCGAACGCCGCCGAGGAGCACCTGCGGGCGCTCGCGCGCAAGGGGGCGATCGAGCTCTCGGGCGTGGCGCGCGGCATCCGGCTCACGGAGGAGGGACTGCCGCTCGTCGGCCGCGTGGCCGCCGGTCAGCCGATCCTCGCCGAACAGAATGTCGAGTCGCACCTGCGCCTCGACCGGAAGCTCTTCCGGCCGCGCGCGGATTACCTCCTGCGGGTGAAGGGCATGAGCATGCGCGACGCCGGCATCCTCGACGGCGACCTGCTCGCCGTGCACAAGACGCCCACGGCCCAGCCGGGGCAGATCGTGGTCGCGCGGCTGGACGACGAGGTGACGGTGAAGAAGTTCGCCCGCCGCGGCACGCGCGTGCGCCTGCTGCCCGCGAACCCGGACTTCGAGCCGATCGAGGTCGACCTGCGCAGCGACCCCTTCGCCATCGAGGGCGTGGGCGTCGGCGTCCTTCGCAACCAGCTGCGATGA
- the imuA gene encoding translesion DNA synthesis-associated protein ImuA has translation MNLSELLLRADVWRGGSAPPSPAEPTGLAVLDALLPGGGWPIGALTELVLARDGVGELRLLLPALARLSHGDRWVAFVAPPYVPYAPALAAAGVDLSRVLLVHPRREDQLWAVESSLRSGACAAVLAWIAQAEAASLRRLQLAAEAGGTVGVLFERRPLAGSIAALRLALEPAGAGAVNVHIMKRRGGWPVGPVRVEVDHALAVRAPAGPADRGLRPRRAHG, from the coding sequence ATGAACCTGAGCGAGCTCCTCCTGCGCGCCGACGTCTGGCGCGGCGGTTCCGCTCCCCCTTCGCCCGCCGAGCCGACCGGCCTCGCCGTGCTCGACGCGCTCCTGCCGGGCGGCGGCTGGCCGATCGGCGCCCTCACCGAGCTCGTCCTCGCGCGCGACGGCGTGGGCGAGCTGCGGCTCCTGCTGCCGGCGCTCGCGCGCCTGAGCCACGGCGATCGCTGGGTGGCCTTCGTGGCACCACCCTATGTCCCCTACGCGCCCGCGCTCGCCGCCGCCGGGGTCGATCTCTCGCGCGTGCTGCTCGTGCATCCGCGCCGGGAGGACCAGCTCTGGGCGGTGGAAAGCAGCCTGCGCTCGGGCGCCTGCGCCGCGGTGCTCGCGTGGATCGCGCAGGCGGAGGCCGCGTCTCTCCGGCGCCTGCAGCTCGCCGCGGAGGCGGGCGGGACCGTCGGCGTGCTGTTCGAGCGCCGGCCGCTCGCCGGATCGATCGCCGCGCTGCGCCTCGCGCTCGAGCCGGCCGGGGCGGGCGCCGTGAACGTGCACATCATGAAGCGCCGGGGCGGCTGGCCGGTCGGTCCGGTGCGTGTCGAGGTGGATCATGCTTTGGCTGTGCGTG